From the genome of Nicotiana sylvestris chromosome 1, ASM39365v2, whole genome shotgun sequence:
ATAATGCAGCTTCATTGTGCTTATGTTTATAATTACATATATATACTCGAGAAATTGATATTCATCTTTTAATGAAGTTGTCTAGTTTCCTTTCATTATGTGAAAAAGTGACATGCTACTGATGATAAAATATCACTGTCTATCGCAGATCAAATTTTCTAGGTACAAAATTCATTATATACGACACACAGCCTCCTTACACCTGTGCACATGTCCCCGCTCCAGGGCGTACAAGCCGTAGATTCAACTCCAAGAAAGTCTCTCCTAAAGTGCCAACCGGAAGCTATATCATATCCCAGATCACATACGAGCTGAATGTGCTTGGAACACGGGGTCCGCGTAGAATGCACTGTGTCATGCACTCAATTCCCGCCTCAGCACTTGATGCTGGTGGCTCTGTGCCTGGCCAGCCAGAGCTTCTCTCAAGGCCCCTCGAGGATTCATTTCGCAGTATTTCTTTCTCAAAGTCACTTGATCATTCCACCGAGTTCAGTAGCTCGCGATTTTCTGACATTGCTGGAGGATCAACTAATGAAGAAGATGATGGCAAGGGGAAACCACTGGTCCTAAAGAACAAGGCGCCACGATGGCATGAACAACTGCAGTGCTGGTGCCTAAATTTTCGAGGGCGGGTGACAGTTGCATCTGTCAAGAATTTTCAGTTGATTGCTGCAACTCAACAGCCAGCTGGTGGACCGACAACCTCTCAGCCGACAAGCCAATCAGATCATGACAAAATCATCTTGCAATTCGGGAAAGTAGGCAAAGATATGTTTACCATGGACTACCGGTATCCCCTCTCTGCATTTCAGGCTTTTGCTATCTGCTTGAGCAGCTTTGACACAAAATTGGCTTGTGAATAGGGCAAACCATTATTACATTAGGGTGCTAGAAATTATTAACTGTAATGCTTCTATTCTGGATTTATTCCACTTCTTTTCACCATTAGAAATGAAGTTTGTCCCTAAATTTCGTCATGTTGTAAAACCTGATGATATTCATGGTTCTGTTCCTGTGGGAAGGGTGCCAGCTTTGTATAACAAATCGTATTATTCTTGCCATTTAAAGACTCTGTATGCCATGGCATGACCATCACTGCATTAATTCAAGTTCATACTAGTTATGCATATGGATTATAATTggagcgggggggggggggaggggaggtATGTAGGTAGTAATAGCAGATTCAGAATTTCAAGAGGATGGGTGCACTATTGTGAGAGGATGGGTGCACTATTGTGAAGAGGTGGATCTAGAGTTTTACTTTTTACTGTTTAACTTTAGTCTCTCACCGTAAACCTATTACACTTTGAAATTATAGGTTCAAAATcatattctttttaattttttagtgATTTTCATGTATATCTATACTCTGTGTTGAAAACAAAACCGTCCGAAGTAAAATTTGAACCGTCAATTTTACTCGTTCGTTTATTACACATGATTTAGGGAGAGAAGGAGATGTATCCCAAGACTTAGATACGCCTCTGAGTAATAGTATTAACGATGTTACGTTTACATTAAATATTACTATGCAGGAATTACTTATTTTAAGGATATTCTTTATCTTTAAATATTTTCATCTTTATATTGCTAATACATGTATTCTGCATCTTATTAATGCTTAGAATTTTGCATAACTTAATGTACGCGTTATTTAATTTTGTCAAATTTTTCACTGGTTAAGCGGATCTATCTTGTGTTATACGACTAACCAAACGTTGTATTAGTTATTTGTGTGGATTAGTTTTTCTAATTCCTCTTTTCAAACAtttattattttatgttatgCTGAGATCATTTTTCCTAATCCCAAACGACCCCAATAGAATCTCCGTTACCACCCGTGACTCGTGAGGTGGAAACAGTTCAAGAGCTACTGTGCaagttttaaaaatttaattttcattTGACATAACTGAATTTGAATTCATTTATGATTTAACATAAATTATCCAAACGGATATCTGAGTCTTCCGTAGCAAACTGATCTTTCATCAACTACTTTGACTCGTCCACGATCAGTATTTTACTTCAAGTCAAATTAAGGTGGAAGTAATTTAGAAGTTGTGCGTATAAAATCCAAAGCAAATGACTTAACTACTCTAATAAACTTATTGCAACACTCTAATGAATTGTTCATTATTTAACTGTCTTAATCTAGTCATGACAGAGACACCTTGCATATAACGTGTgggtattattattattattattatagaaTTGGTGGTTAGCTTGTAAAAGTTATCAAATATAAACAAAACTTTTAGCTTGTTTAGGATGCCAAGACTGAAGTCATGTCCTATTGACTCATTCATCGGCAAGACAGCTATTTTTGGCCCAAGGTATATCCTTTTCGAAGTTAAACTTTTAAAATGGAGTTTTCTTTGATAGGGAGCACTAAAATTTTCATAATAAacttttataatatatataaatctAAATTAGTTGGACCAACGAATTCCGAACAAAAGATAATTTAGCCAAAAAGATAAAACATTCGTCATACTAGTTTGAAGATGGAGACGCTTCACCAACTAAGCAGGCCTCTCTACATCACTTGCTCTTTCTTAAGttaagttttttttgtttttcactcGGTGTCCGTTATCCACATTGGGGCACGACTAAATCCAAATTCGCATCGGGAAATCCCACATTGGGGATAAAGTGCTCCCTAATAAAGGCGATTCCATATCCAGGGGCTCGAACTCAAGATCTCTGGTTAAGGATAAAGGAGTACTTACCACTCCACCACAACCCTTGATGGTagcttttctttttcctttcctcttTTAAACCATGCTCATAAGAAAAACTTCATAGAAAATAAAAATGGTCATAAATGAATATACAGATAAATAATTATAGGTGGATGCGAGAGTTGTAATGGCAGAAACACCAAATAGTATTATTGCATCCAAATAATATAGTAGGAATTAATGCACACACATCAAGTATTTACTAGCATGTCGCACTCCCAACTAGTTAAGTGTGTTGTCTCTAGCACTTTAAGAACTCAAAAATGATTGAACTCTCTAAATAATATTGGGTgtcatatgaaactgaaaattaatattttgaagaaatttcaaatgtatgtatatattttatagggtaaaatatgttcatatttaATGATCGCATGAGAAAGAGATATGTGGAGTCGAAGGTAGAAGACAGCCGGGTTCGAAGGCAACGATCTCGTTTGTTACCCGAGAGAATGATATTCATAGAAGCGAAATAAATGCCTGCCACTCGGtagcattcaatgaagaatattttATAGCATTAGATGCACGGACTGTTACAGAGAATATGACATTCAGTGTCtaccgttacacattcttcaatggcaCTCATGATTGTCATTTAAAATGggtttgatcctaggaccttgttccctatgcgtagctataaatagtgagtTTTACCATCATTGAAAGGACACAGATTTTCTGACAAGCATATACTATACTTTGTTCAAAGTTCAATAACAATTTACTTTCGTGCTTATTTACATTGCTCCTACTACCTCCAGAAGCTTTATTCCCGGGCTCAAGATCTCTATTGTCTTATCTCTATTTTAACGCTAAGTCTTACATTTTTGTAtaattcattttttattttaggatcaaatcgattcacttgtctataaaccacatatatattcaactgtaccattttagGGGTCAACAGTTTCATTTTCACCATGGGGCTGAGACATTTGTGTAATTGAATTAATCCCTGCATCTACTACTAACTTGTTTAATTCTCTGATCttagcaaaaaaataaaaaaatagcagATAACAGTGTCAACATTGCACACAACGTTGGGGCTAAAGGAAATCAGGCTCAGCACGAAGATTCCATCAGCGATACCAATAACTAGGGGGATGAGGCCACACCGGTTCATGGCGGTTAGTATCCACGACATGTTCGAGAGGCAACTCCTAATGATGCTGAAGACGAGCACGTCGTTGAAACAGTAAGGATTTTGAGGGAGCAACAAAAGGCCATTATGGGCCATCTCTCGTGACATGATCAGGTTAAGGCAAAATTAAGGCAGGCATTGTCGGGTGCTTCTAACAACGCAAATGGATGAGGTCAAGTTCATCCCGATGCTCCCGCAAATCAAACAATTCAGAGGGTCGATAACAACACCCTGGGGGGCAAAGTCATCTTTGACAGGGCCGGGGGGAATGGTAGCGCATTTGGCAACAACAATGAGAATGATCCTTTTAAAACCGAGCTCATGCGGTTTATAAGGAAAATAAACACCCAAATGGATCAAATTCCGGGCGTAACACTAGTATTGAAAGGACCAGATTCAAAGAAGTACACCCAACTATCGTTCAAGCTGAGCGCGATACTAGAGTTGATCCcaaagcggttcaaaatgccAGACGTGCCGAAGTACGATGGGACTTCATATCATCAAGAGCATATCATCACTTATACAACGACGGTGAAGGAAAACAATTTGGCTCCG
Proteins encoded in this window:
- the LOC104232350 gene encoding tubby-like F-box protein 8, coding for MSFRSIVRDVRDSIGSLSRRSFDLRLSGHHRDKSHGSFYDLSDQPPVIQDSCWANLPPELLFDVIRRLEESESTWPGRKHVVACAAVCRSWRSMCKDIVRNPEFCGKLTFPVSLKQPGPRDGTIQCFIKRDKSNLTYHLFLCLSPALLVENGKFLLSAKRTRRTTCTEYVISMDAENISRSSNTYIGKLRSNFLGTKFIIYDTQPPYTCAHVPAPGRTSRRFNSKKVSPKVPTGSYIISQITYELNVLGTRGPRRMHCVMHSIPASALDAGGSVPGQPELLSRPLEDSFRSISFSKSLDHSTEFSSSRFSDIAGGSTNEEDDGKGKPLVLKNKAPRWHEQLQCWCLNFRGRVTVASVKNFQLIAATQQPAGGPTTSQPTSQSDHDKIILQFGKVGKDMFTMDYRYPLSAFQAFAICLSSFDTKLACE